A genomic region of Candidatus Dormiibacterota bacterium contains the following coding sequences:
- a CDS encoding Glu/Leu/Phe/Val dehydrogenase produces the protein MSVAASALHESENPWRNAQSQFDTAAGLLGLEPRLRAVLREVRREFTVRFPVQMDDGRVRMFTGYRVQHNTTRGPAKGGIRFHHECSLDEVKALAMWMTWKCALANLPFGGAKGGVIVDPGALSHRELERLTRRFATEITVLIGPESDIPAPDVNTSAEIMAWIMDTLSMEAGHSVPAVVTGKPIDIGGSEGRHRATGRGVTVVTLEACRYLGMEPAQTTVAVQGFGNVGSVSAQLMHEAGFRVCAVSDVSGGVYDPAGLDIPAILEHRRAGGTLATLTGRRRVSNQSLLELPVDVLVPAALESQITAGNAARIQARLIVEGANGPTTTEADHILERRGVVVVPDILANAGGVTVSYFEWVQDLQSFFWSEPEINRRLEAVMRRGFAQMVEAAQAHSVSWRMGAYLVAVQRVADATAVRGIYP, from the coding sequence ATGAGCGTCGCCGCCAGCGCCCTCCACGAGTCCGAGAACCCGTGGCGCAACGCCCAGAGCCAGTTCGACACCGCCGCCGGGCTGCTCGGGCTCGAACCCCGGCTCCGCGCCGTGCTGCGCGAGGTCCGGCGCGAGTTCACGGTGCGCTTCCCGGTCCAGATGGACGACGGCAGGGTGCGGATGTTCACCGGCTACCGGGTGCAGCACAACACCACCCGGGGCCCGGCCAAGGGAGGCATCCGCTTCCATCACGAGTGCAGCCTCGACGAGGTCAAGGCGCTGGCGATGTGGATGACCTGGAAGTGCGCCCTCGCCAACCTGCCCTTCGGCGGCGCCAAGGGCGGGGTGATCGTCGACCCCGGCGCGCTCAGCCACCGCGAGCTCGAGCGGCTGACCCGGCGCTTCGCCACCGAGATCACGGTGCTGATCGGGCCGGAGTCGGACATCCCCGCGCCCGACGTCAACACCTCGGCGGAGATCATGGCCTGGATCATGGACACCCTCTCGATGGAGGCCGGCCACTCGGTGCCGGCGGTGGTCACCGGCAAGCCGATCGACATCGGCGGCAGCGAGGGCCGTCACCGGGCCACCGGCCGGGGGGTGACCGTGGTGACCCTCGAGGCCTGCCGGTACCTGGGCATGGAGCCGGCGCAGACCACCGTGGCGGTGCAGGGGTTCGGCAACGTCGGCAGCGTCAGCGCCCAGCTGATGCACGAGGCGGGCTTCCGGGTCTGCGCCGTCTCCGACGTCAGCGGCGGCGTGTACGACCCGGCCGGGCTGGACATCCCCGCCATCCTCGAGCACCGCCGCGCCGGCGGCACCCTCGCCACCCTCACCGGGCGGCGGCGGGTGAGCAACCAGTCGCTGCTCGAGCTGCCCGTCGACGTGCTCGTCCCCGCCGCGCTGGAGAGCCAGATCACCGCGGGCAACGCGGCCCGCATCCAGGCCCGGCTGATCGTCGAGGGCGCCAACGGGCCCACCACCACCGAGGCGGATCACATCCTGGAGCGGCGCGGGGTGGTGGTCGTCCCCGACATCCTCGCCAACGCCGGCGGGGTCACCGTCTCCTACTTCGAGTGGGTGCAGGACCTCCAGTCGTTCTTCTGGTCCGAGCCGGAGATCAACCGACGCCTCGAGGCGGTGATGCGGCGCGGCTTCGCCCAGATGGTCGA